Proteins encoded in a region of the Apilactobacillus apisilvae genome:
- the pgsA gene encoding CDP-diacylglycerol--glycerol-3-phosphate 3-phosphatidyltransferase, which produces MNLPNKLTLIRIIMIPVFILLLSFPLNLGTTIIMGTTISVVRIVGALIFAVACITDFLDGQIARHQHLVTNFGKFADPLADKMIVMSAFIILVSYGLVPSWVAAIIVCRELAVTGLRLIAVENDGEVIAAAWPGKIKTATQMISIVLLLLNDFINLTLFNLGLGTLLLYVCLFFTVYSGAEYFIRSRDLFSDSF; this is translated from the coding sequence TTGAATTTACCTAATAAATTAACTTTAATTAGAATTATTATGATTCCAGTCTTTATTTTACTACTATCGTTTCCCTTAAATTTAGGAACTACAATTATTATGGGAACTACTATTTCTGTTGTTAGGATCGTAGGAGCCTTAATTTTTGCAGTTGCTTGCATTACAGATTTTCTTGACGGTCAAATTGCTCGTCATCAACATTTGGTAACTAATTTCGGTAAGTTCGCTGATCCTTTAGCAGACAAAATGATTGTCATGTCAGCTTTCATTATTTTAGTTTCCTATGGCTTAGTGCCATCATGGGTAGCTGCTATTATTGTTTGTCGTGAGTTAGCAGTTACCGGTTTAAGATTAATTGCCGTTGAAAATGATGGTGAAGTAATTGCCGCAGCATGGCCAGGTAAAATAAAGACTGCTACTCAAATGATTTCCATTGTTTTATTATTATTAAATGATTTTATTAATTTGACTTTATTTAATTTAGGATTAGGGACTCTACTTTTATATGTATGCTTATTCTTTACAGTATATTCAGGTGCTGAATACTTTATTAGAAGTAGAGATCTATTTTCTGATTCTTTTTAA
- a CDS encoding helix-turn-helix domain-containing protein, with protein sequence MAKDDNKQVEIGKSLHDARVAKGMSLDDVQKITKIQSHYLEAIEREDFSELPGDFYVRAFVKQFADTVGIDGMELLNEHDDNLPDTQTEEYTQKVSDDSLSRKSAIQNKENKRDSLRKLIPIVGTIIVILIVIFVVWGVVAKTNKSSDTSISDNSSVSVSGSSEKSSESSDANNKKTVHKKTVDKKVNKTAIKKVNTTEYEVTGSKENTVSLNASSRAWSSISANGKTLFSGAQNSGDKKSVKIPNGTKSISMSLGNVPGTKILINNKPLNLDKNVPLTTMITINFK encoded by the coding sequence ATGGCAAAAGATGATAATAAACAAGTAGAAATCGGTAAATCACTACATGATGCACGTGTTGCAAAAGGTATGTCATTAGACGATGTACAAAAGATTACCAAAATTCAAAGTCATTATTTGGAAGCAATTGAAAGAGAAGATTTTTCAGAACTACCAGGTGACTTTTATGTTAGAGCATTTGTTAAGCAATTTGCTGATACTGTCGGTATTGATGGCATGGAATTACTTAACGAACATGATGATAATCTACCAGATACACAAACTGAAGAATATACTCAAAAGGTTTCAGATGATAGTTTATCTAGAAAATCTGCAATCCAGAATAAGGAAAACAAACGCGATTCATTAAGAAAACTTATTCCAATTGTTGGTACTATTATAGTTATTTTAATTGTTATTTTTGTTGTATGGGGAGTAGTTGCTAAAACCAATAAATCTTCAGATACAAGTATTAGCGACAACAGTTCTGTTTCTGTTAGTGGTTCTTCTGAAAAGTCTTCAGAATCAAGTGATGCTAATAATAAAAAAACTGTACATAAAAAGACAGTTGATAAAAAGGTCAACAAGACTGCTATTAAAAAAGTTAATACAACTGAATATGAAGTCACTGGTAGCAAGGAAAATACCGTTAGTTTAAATGCAAGCAGCCGTGCTTGGTCATCTATTTCTGCTAATGGTAAAACTTTATTCTCAGGCGCACAAAATTCAGGTGACAAAAAGAGTGTTAAAATACCTAATGGAACCAAAAGTATTTCAATGTCATTAGGTAATGTTCCAGGAACCAAGATTCTTATTAATAATAAACCATTAAATCTTGATAAAAATGTTCCATTAACAACGATGATTACTATCAATTTTAAATAA
- the rny gene encoding ribonuclease Y produces the protein MFVSIILVIIAVVLGAFIGMFLHKNIVEKKLAIAHKSAKDILDNAKRQAQTSAKEKLLEAREKSNHYRSNIEKEIKQRRAEVQRQENRLIQREDALDRKEDAFDKREASLDNKDKKLNVSQKKLEQKQQDADNLVNQRQTELERISSLSQDEAKDLIIGETKNQLADERAKMVKDSYNQAKKESSINAKNLVVEAIQQSAADIVSETTVSVVNLPSDDMKGRIIGREGRNIRTFETLTGIDLVIDDTPEAVVLSGFDPIRREVAKMALEKLIKDGRIHPARIEEMVDKSRRELDEKIQEIGEETVFDLGIHSMNPEIISLIGKLNFKIYYGRNVLSHSIEVAKLSGVLAAELGEDVVLAKRAGLLHEIGRSVNNEVEGSHIDIGIDLAKKYHESPVIIDSIASDNENKEPKYIISELVSIANKIAISRPGAKSKSLESFVHRLESLEKIGDSFDEVKKSYAIQAGREIRIIVKPDKLSDTQAIVLARDVKNKIESDMEYPGHIKVTIIREVRSIEYAK, from the coding sequence ATGTTTGTTTCCATAATCCTCGTAATCATCGCTGTTGTTTTAGGTGCTTTTATAGGTATGTTTTTACATAAAAATATAGTTGAAAAAAAATTAGCTATTGCCCATAAAAGTGCAAAAGATATCTTGGATAATGCCAAAAGGCAAGCTCAAACTTCTGCTAAAGAAAAGTTGCTTGAGGCTAGAGAAAAAAGTAATCATTATCGTTCTAATATTGAAAAAGAAATTAAGCAAAGACGTGCGGAAGTTCAACGTCAAGAAAATCGCTTGATTCAAAGAGAAGATGCTTTAGATAGAAAAGAAGATGCCTTTGATAAGCGGGAAGCTTCCTTAGATAATAAGGATAAAAAGTTAAACGTTAGTCAAAAAAAATTAGAACAAAAACAACAGGATGCTGATAATTTGGTTAATCAACGTCAAACTGAGTTGGAAAGAATTTCTTCTTTATCACAAGATGAAGCAAAAGATTTAATTATTGGTGAAACTAAAAATCAATTAGCTGATGAAAGAGCTAAGATGGTTAAAGATAGTTATAATCAAGCGAAAAAAGAATCTAGTATAAATGCTAAAAATCTTGTGGTTGAGGCAATTCAACAAAGTGCAGCTGATATTGTTTCAGAAACAACTGTTTCAGTTGTTAATTTGCCTAGTGATGATATGAAAGGACGTATTATTGGTAGAGAAGGACGGAATATCCGTACTTTTGAAACACTTACAGGAATTGATTTAGTAATTGATGATACTCCTGAGGCTGTTGTATTAAGTGGATTTGATCCAATCAGACGCGAAGTTGCTAAAATGGCGCTAGAAAAATTAATTAAGGATGGTAGAATTCATCCAGCTCGTATTGAGGAAATGGTTGATAAAAGTCGTCGTGAACTTGATGAAAAGATTCAAGAAATTGGTGAAGAAACAGTTTTTGATTTAGGTATTCATTCTATGAATCCTGAAATTATTAGCTTAATTGGTAAATTAAACTTTAAAATTTACTATGGACGTAATGTTTTGAGCCATTCTATTGAAGTCGCAAAATTATCTGGTGTTTTAGCTGCTGAACTAGGTGAAGACGTAGTGTTAGCAAAACGTGCGGGATTATTACATGAAATTGGTCGTTCTGTTAATAATGAAGTTGAAGGTTCCCATATTGATATTGGAATTGATCTAGCTAAAAAGTATCATGAGAGTCCTGTTATTATTGATTCAATTGCTAGTGATAATGAAAATAAAGAACCTAAATATATTATTTCAGAATTAGTAAGTATTGCTAATAAAATTGCAATTTCTAGACCAGGTGCTAAAAGCAAGTCACTAGAAAGCTTTGTTCATCGTCTTGAAAGTCTTGAAAAAATTGGTGATAGTTTTGATGAAGTTAAGAAAAGCTATGCTATTCAAGCGGGACGTGAAATTCGCATAATTGTTAAACCAGATAAATTATCTGATACACAAGCGATTGTTTTAGCTAGAGATGTTAAAAATAAAATCGAATCTGATATGGAGTATCCTGGACATATTAAGGTTACAATTATTAGAGAAGTTAGATCGATTGAATATGCAAAATAA
- the recA gene encoding recombinase RecA has translation MADERKAALDGALKRIEKEFGKGSIMRMGDRGDTRISTIPSGSIALDNALGVGGFPRGRIVEIYGPESSGKTTLALQAVAEVQKQGGTAAYIDAENALDPVYATNLGVNIDDLLLSQPDTGEQGLQICDALVSSGAIDIVVIDSVAALVPRAEIEGEMGDAHVGLQARLMSQALRKLSGSINKTKTIALFINQIREKVGVMFGNPETTPGGRALKFYSTIRLEIRRAEQIKNGTDVIGNRTKIKVAKNKVAPPFKRIEVDIMYGEGISQTGELVDMAVDQDIINKAGSWYSYGDERIGQGRENAKQYLSDNPDKMAEINKKVRSAYGMEDESDDEESSKSDEAAEK, from the coding sequence ATGGCTGATGAACGTAAAGCAGCTCTAGATGGTGCTTTAAAACGAATTGAAAAAGAATTCGGTAAAGGTTCCATTATGCGAATGGGAGACCGTGGAGATACCAGAATATCAACGATTCCATCAGGATCAATTGCATTAGATAATGCATTAGGTGTAGGTGGATTTCCAAGAGGTCGTATTGTTGAAATTTATGGGCCTGAAAGTTCTGGTAAAACTACGCTTGCATTACAAGCTGTTGCTGAGGTACAAAAGCAAGGTGGAACAGCTGCTTATATTGATGCTGAAAATGCTTTAGATCCAGTATATGCAACTAATTTGGGTGTTAATATTGATGATCTACTATTATCACAGCCTGATACTGGTGAACAAGGTCTGCAAATCTGTGATGCTTTAGTTTCAAGTGGAGCTATTGATATCGTGGTTATCGATTCAGTTGCTGCATTAGTACCACGTGCAGAAATTGAAGGTGAAATGGGTGATGCCCATGTTGGTTTACAAGCTCGTTTGATGTCACAAGCACTTAGAAAATTATCTGGTTCGATTAATAAGACCAAGACCATTGCACTATTTATTAACCAAATTAGAGAAAAAGTTGGTGTTATGTTCGGTAATCCTGAAACTACACCTGGTGGTCGTGCACTTAAGTTTTATTCAACTATCAGATTAGAAATTAGACGAGCTGAACAAATTAAAAATGGAACTGACGTTATTGGTAACCGTACCAAAATTAAAGTTGCAAAAAATAAGGTAGCTCCTCCATTTAAACGTATTGAAGTAGATATTATGTATGGAGAAGGTATTTCTCAAACCGGTGAATTGGTTGATATGGCAGTTGACCAAGATATCATTAATAAAGCTGGATCTTGGTATTCATACGGAGACGAACGTATTGGACAAGGTAGAGAAAATGCTAAACAATATCTATCTGATAATCCAGATAAAATGGCAGAAATTAATAAGAAAGTACGTTCCGCTTATGGAATGGAAGATGAATCTGATGACGAAGAAAGTTCAAAATCAGATGAAGCCGCTGAAAAATAA
- a CDS encoding TIGR00282 family metallophosphoesterase: MKILFLGDVVGNLGMKMIEQYLPILKRDYKPQLTIVNGENATSFGRGINKKVYKGIMNAGADVITLGNHAWNNEEIFEFIDDTKKLVRPLNFPGQDTPGNGYTIININGKKVAVINLQGRIFMDPIDDPFRMVNDLVDDLKSQVDSIFVDFHAETTSEKQVMAMYLDGKISALVGTHTHVQTNDNRILKNGTAFLTDAGMCGPIDGVLGMKYNNIIHRFLTQRPTRFEVEENGNGIVSGCIIDINNDTGKAKSINTIMISPDHPYQG, encoded by the coding sequence ATGAAAATTTTATTTCTTGGGGATGTCGTTGGCAATCTAGGTATGAAAATGATTGAACAATATCTGCCAATTTTAAAAAGAGATTATAAGCCACAATTAACAATAGTAAATGGTGAAAATGCGACTTCTTTTGGTCGAGGTATTAATAAAAAAGTTTATAAAGGCATTATGAATGCTGGTGCTGATGTAATAACATTAGGTAATCATGCTTGGAATAATGAGGAAATTTTTGAATTTATTGATGATACAAAAAAATTAGTAAGACCTTTAAATTTTCCAGGACAGGATACTCCTGGTAATGGTTACACAATTATCAATATTAATGGTAAAAAAGTTGCTGTTATTAATTTACAGGGTCGTATTTTTATGGATCCTATTGATGATCCTTTTAGAATGGTTAACGATTTAGTTGACGATTTAAAATCACAAGTTGATAGTATTTTTGTTGATTTTCATGCCGAAACCACTAGTGAAAAGCAGGTCATGGCGATGTATTTAGATGGTAAAATTAGTGCACTAGTTGGTACGCATACGCATGTTCAAACTAATGACAATCGAATTCTGAAAAATGGAACTGCATTTTTAACCGATGCTGGAATGTGTGGCCCCATTGATGGAGTTTTAGGCATGAAATATAACAATATTATTCATCGCTTTTTAACACAACGCCCAACCAGGTTTGAAGTTGAAGAAAATGGTAATGGAATTGTTTCTGGTTGTATTATTGATATTAATAATGACACTGGTAAAGCTAAATCTATAAATACAATTATGATAAGCCCTGATCATCCATATCAAGGCTAA
- a CDS encoding nicotinamide-nucleotide amidohydrolase family protein gives MKIDSSIIEKMIQKNISITAAESLTAGMFQSTLGGISGVSAIFPGGFVTYANEAKESMLDIPSTVIDQYGVVSNENAIWMAKQAKNKMNTDVGISFTGVAGPSSLENHPAGTVFIGIDYLNYPVYSKKFIFKGNRNEIRMQSVNAAMKIIENEYNK, from the coding sequence ATGAAAATTGACTCTTCAATTATAGAAAAAATGATTCAAAAAAATATTAGTATTACTGCAGCTGAAAGTTTAACGGCAGGGATGTTTCAGTCGACTTTAGGTGGCATTTCAGGAGTTTCTGCTATTTTTCCGGGTGGATTTGTTACCTATGCAAATGAAGCTAAAGAATCAATGCTGGATATCCCATCCACTGTAATAGATCAGTATGGTGTTGTTTCTAATGAAAATGCTATCTGGATGGCTAAACAAGCAAAAAATAAAATGAATACTGATGTTGGGATCTCTTTTACTGGTGTTGCAGGACCATCTTCTTTAGAAAATCATCCTGCTGGCACTGTTTTTATTGGGATTGATTATTTAAATTATCCAGTATATTCTAAAAAATTTATTTTTAAGGGTAATCGCAATGAAATTCGAATGCAATCAGTCAATGCTGCAATGAAAATTATTGAAAATGAATACAACAAGTAA
- the yfmH gene encoding EF-P 5-aminopentanol modification-associated protein YfmH: protein MKTYSNYNENVYIEHLDNGLTVVMNPKVGFHKTYASFSTKYGSMDNEFISYDGQKETMPAGIAHFLEHKMFDKDGYDAMDIFSKYGASSNAFTSFNRTSYLFSCTNHLSENLNNLLDFVQQPYFNEEKVEKEKGIIAQEIKMYNNDPGAALYFNTIQNMYPDTSLNVDIAGSVDSIQKITAKDLYTAHKTFYQPSNMQLNIVGNIDPIKTLQIIKDNQNNKKFLPIKEIQRMGLISKEIKKDNQKSMDVINTKAAIGIKGNPANGNNIKYELSVSLLLELLFSEDSTNYDKLYKQGIIDDSFGFDFDCNNHFNFAIIAGDTEKPSNFIEKINKILNNSINSLDSLSDDLELIKKEEIGQHILIMNSIEATSNNLGDSDNNFVNLYDEIDIIDNLTIKDLKYYGQKFINSNNMISNIIVPNENI, encoded by the coding sequence ATGAAGACATATTCCAACTATAATGAAAATGTTTATATTGAGCACTTAGATAATGGACTAACCGTTGTTATGAACCCTAAAGTGGGTTTTCATAAAACTTATGCATCTTTTTCTACTAAATATGGTTCAATGGATAATGAATTTATTAGTTATGATGGTCAAAAAGAAACAATGCCAGCTGGGATTGCACATTTTTTAGAGCATAAAATGTTTGATAAAGATGGATATGATGCAATGGATATATTTTCAAAATATGGAGCTAGTTCGAATGCGTTTACCAGTTTTAATAGAACTAGTTATTTATTTTCTTGTACTAACCACTTATCAGAAAATTTGAACAATTTGTTAGACTTTGTCCAGCAACCATATTTTAATGAAGAAAAAGTTGAAAAAGAAAAGGGTATTATTGCTCAAGAAATTAAAATGTACAATAATGATCCAGGAGCAGCTTTATATTTTAATACAATTCAAAATATGTATCCTGATACTTCTTTAAATGTCGATATCGCTGGAAGTGTTGATTCAATTCAAAAAATAACAGCAAAAGATTTATATACTGCTCATAAAACTTTTTATCAACCATCAAATATGCAATTAAATATTGTTGGAAATATTGATCCGATTAAAACTTTACAAATTATTAAAGATAATCAGAATAATAAAAAATTTTTACCGATTAAAGAAATTCAGAGAATGGGATTAATATCAAAAGAAATTAAAAAAGATAATCAAAAATCAATGGATGTTATTAATACTAAGGCTGCTATCGGGATTAAAGGTAATCCTGCAAATGGCAATAATATTAAGTACGAATTATCAGTATCATTATTATTGGAACTATTATTTTCTGAGGACTCAACTAACTATGATAAACTTTATAAACAAGGAATTATTGATGATTCATTCGGATTTGATTTTGACTGTAACAATCATTTTAATTTTGCAATTATTGCTGGTGATACTGAAAAGCCATCTAATTTTATAGAAAAAATTAATAAAATATTAAATAATTCGATTAATTCATTAGATAGTTTAAGTGATGACTTAGAATTAATCAAAAAGGAAGAAATTGGTCAACATATACTGATAATGAATTCAATTGAAGCCACTTCTAATAATCTTGGTGATAGTGATAATAACTTTGTTAATCTTTACGATGAAATTGATATTATTGATAATCTTACAATAAAAGATTTAAAGTATTATGGTCAAAAATTTATTAATTCTAATAACATGATTTCAAATATTATCGTTCCAAACGAAAATATTTGA
- the yfmF gene encoding EF-P 5-aminopentanol modification-associated protein YfmF: MLNEISKGVSLNTIHENKFKTITIKVDLIAPLNTENFAKRALLTELLETNNQDYPTQTKLAQQLSKMYGASFGTNILRYGNLSIIRINLIIPNPKYIPGRPNLLKSAFKFLKSVIFNPLSDGKKFDDDTFNLQKSNIQKYIKSLVDDKQYYSSIKLKELFYKDDPKRGKFLFGKTNQYDDITSNNEYDYYLDVIKNNNINFSILGEFNDDDIIKYINSMNILSRQNTYFIDKYIHNSSNLQKIIENSKSTQSNLNLAYKLPIYYDDEDFFAALIFNAVFGGTPQSKLFKNVREKYSMAYYANSTYNALNGVLIVNSGIDAINANKVQTIIDEQLNSIKVGKIDLDLLNSIKAEMINAKKSILDNPRQILEQSFVNILLSREINFDQWCERINKVTVEQIAQVAKKVKLQTSFLLKGDK; encoded by the coding sequence TTGCTTAATGAAATCTCAAAAGGCGTTAGTTTAAATACAATTCATGAAAATAAATTTAAAACAATTACTATTAAGGTGGATTTAATTGCTCCTTTGAACACTGAAAACTTTGCTAAAAGAGCTTTGTTGACAGAATTATTGGAAACTAACAATCAAGATTATCCTACTCAAACGAAGTTGGCTCAGCAGTTATCTAAAATGTATGGGGCTAGTTTTGGAACTAATATTTTAAGATATGGAAATTTATCAATTATTAGAATTAATTTGATTATTCCGAATCCTAAATATATTCCTGGAAGACCTAATTTATTAAAATCAGCATTTAAGTTCTTAAAATCTGTTATATTTAATCCGCTTTCTGATGGCAAAAAATTTGATGATGATACTTTCAATTTACAAAAAAGCAACATTCAAAAGTATATTAAGTCATTAGTAGATGATAAACAATATTATTCATCAATAAAATTAAAAGAACTATTTTATAAAGATGATCCTAAACGTGGCAAATTTTTATTTGGTAAAACAAATCAATATGATGACATAACATCCAATAATGAATATGATTATTATTTAGATGTAATTAAAAATAATAATATTAATTTTTCCATTTTAGGTGAATTTAACGATGATGACATTATTAAATATATTAATTCGATGAATATTTTAAGTCGTCAAAATACTTATTTTATTGATAAATATATCCATAATTCATCTAATTTACAAAAAATTATTGAAAACAGTAAATCTACTCAAAGTAATTTAAATTTGGCTTATAAATTACCGATTTATTATGACGATGAAGATTTCTTTGCTGCTTTGATTTTTAATGCGGTTTTTGGAGGAACTCCACAGTCTAAGTTATTTAAGAATGTCAGAGAGAAATATAGTATGGCTTATTATGCCAATAGTACTTATAATGCTCTCAATGGTGTTTTAATAGTTAATTCTGGAATTGATGCTATTAATGCTAATAAAGTTCAAACTATTATTGACGAACAATTAAATTCGATTAAAGTAGGTAAAATTGATTTAGATTTACTTAATAGTATTAAAGCAGAAATGATCAATGCTAAAAAGTCAATTTTAGACAATCCTAGACAAATTTTGGAACAAAGTTTTGTTAATATTTTGCTTAGTCGAGAAATAAACTTTGATCAATGGTGTGAACGAATTAACAAAGTTACTGTTGAGCAAATAGCTCAAGTTGCTAAAAAAGTAAAATTACAAACATCATTCTTATTGAAAGGAGACAAATAA